A genomic region of Candidatus Pseudomonas phytovorans contains the following coding sequences:
- the hisH gene encoding imidazole glycerol phosphate synthase subunit HisH has translation MQTVAVIDYGMGNLHSVAKALEHVGAGKVLVTSDAAVIREADRVVFPGVGAIRDCMAEIRRLGFDSLVREVSQDRPFLGICVGMQALLDSSEENNGVDCIGLFPGQVRFFGKGLQEDGEHLKVPHMGWNEVSQTIHHPLWHDIPDLARFYFVHSYYINAGKPGQVVGRGHYGVDFAAALAEGSRFAVQFHPEKSHTHGLQLLQNFVAWDGRW, from the coding sequence ATGCAGACGGTAGCCGTAATCGACTATGGCATGGGCAACCTGCACTCGGTGGCCAAGGCGCTTGAGCATGTGGGCGCCGGCAAGGTGCTGGTCACCAGCGATGCCGCAGTGATCCGTGAGGCCGACCGCGTGGTGTTCCCGGGCGTAGGCGCGATTCGCGACTGCATGGCCGAAATCCGCCGCCTGGGCTTCGACAGCCTGGTGCGTGAGGTCAGCCAGGACCGCCCGTTCCTCGGCATCTGCGTTGGCATGCAGGCGCTGCTGGACAGCAGCGAAGAAAACAACGGCGTTGACTGCATCGGCCTGTTCCCCGGCCAGGTGCGTTTCTTCGGCAAAGGCCTGCAAGAAGACGGCGAGCACCTGAAGGTGCCGCACATGGGCTGGAATGAAGTAAGCCAGACCATCCACCACCCGTTGTGGCACGACATCCCTGATCTTGCCCGCTTCTACTTCGTGCACAGCTACTACATCAATGCCGGCAAGCCGGGCCAGGTCGTGGGTCGCGGTCATTACGGTGTCGATTTCGCCGCCGCGCTGGCCGAAGGCTCGCGCTTTGCCGTGCAGTTCCACCCGGAGAAGAGCCATACCCATGGCCTGCAGTTGCTGCAGAACTTCGTCGCCTGGGACGGGCGCTGGTAA
- the hisB gene encoding imidazoleglycerol-phosphate dehydratase HisB — MVERKASVERNTLETQVKCSINLDGSGKARFDIGVPFLEHMLDQIARHGLIDLDIECKGDTHIDDHHTVEDVGITLGMAFAQAIGDKKGIFRYGHAYVPLDEALSRVVIDFSGRPGLQMHVPYTRASVGGFDVDLFQEFFQGFVNHALVTLHIDNLRGHNTHHQIETVFKAFGRALRMATTLDERMAGQMPSTKGCL, encoded by the coding sequence ATGGTCGAACGTAAGGCTTCCGTCGAGCGCAATACCCTGGAAACCCAGGTCAAGTGCTCGATCAACCTCGATGGCAGTGGCAAGGCCCGATTCGATATCGGTGTGCCTTTCCTTGAACACATGCTGGACCAGATTGCCCGCCATGGGCTGATCGACCTGGATATCGAGTGCAAGGGTGACACGCATATCGACGATCACCATACCGTCGAAGACGTCGGTATCACCCTGGGCATGGCATTCGCCCAAGCCATCGGTGACAAGAAAGGCATCTTCCGCTACGGCCACGCCTATGTGCCGCTGGACGAAGCGCTGTCGCGCGTGGTCATCGACTTCTCCGGCCGCCCAGGCCTGCAGATGCATGTGCCGTATACCCGTGCCAGCGTTGGCGGCTTTGATGTCGACCTGTTCCAGGAGTTCTTCCAAGGCTTCGTCAACCACGCCCTGGTAACCCTGCACATCGACAACCTGCGTGGCCACAACACCCACCACCAGATCGAAACCGTGTTCAAGGCTTTCGGCCGCGCCCTGCGCATGGCCACCACCCTCGACGAGCGCATGGCAGGCCAGATGCCGTCTACCAAAGGGTGCCTGTAA
- a CDS encoding OFA family MFS transporter, protein MTSTVAAGTSATAPGFLTKERIIARPGFNRWLVPPAALAIHLCIGMAYGFSVFWLPLSQALGITAPVACAADMGFVARLFSAECDWPISMLSWIYTLFFVFLGCSAAVLGGWLEHAGPRKAGLVSALCWCGGMLISAIGVKTHQLWLMWLGSGVIGGIGLGLGYISPVSTLIKWFPDKRGMATGMAIMGFGGGAMVGAPLATALMGHFGNEHEVGVWQSFVAMAAIYFVFMTAGALAYRVPPTGWKPEGWTAPAKKAGNAMVTDRHVHVSVAWKTPQFALIWLVLCLNVSAGIGILGMASPLLQEVFAGKLLGNELTFNQLNAAQLAQIAAIAAGFTGLLSLFNIGGRFFWASFSDYIGRKNTYFAFFALGVGLYSLVPNMGHLGNVALFVAAFCIILSMYGGGFATVPAYLADLFGTQMVGAIHGRLLTAWAAAGVLGPVLITYLRESQLAAGVERAAAYDMTLYILAGLLVLGFICNMLVRPVADKHFMSDAELAAERALSHDKGADEARSLEWKAAPGSLPLVVLAWAVVVVPLAWGVWVTLQKTAVLFH, encoded by the coding sequence ATGACCAGTACCGTCGCGGCAGGGACCTCGGCCACTGCGCCAGGCTTCCTGACCAAGGAACGCATCATCGCCCGCCCGGGCTTCAACCGCTGGCTGGTCCCGCCCGCGGCCCTTGCCATTCATCTGTGCATCGGCATGGCCTATGGTTTCTCGGTGTTCTGGCTGCCCCTGTCGCAAGCACTTGGGATCACCGCCCCTGTCGCCTGCGCGGCGGACATGGGCTTTGTTGCCCGCCTGTTCAGCGCTGAGTGCGACTGGCCTATCTCGATGTTGAGCTGGATCTACACCCTGTTCTTCGTCTTCCTCGGATGCTCGGCGGCAGTGCTTGGCGGTTGGCTGGAGCACGCTGGCCCACGCAAGGCCGGGCTTGTATCGGCACTGTGCTGGTGCGGTGGCATGCTGATCTCGGCCATTGGCGTGAAAACCCACCAGCTTTGGTTGATGTGGCTGGGCTCCGGGGTGATCGGCGGTATCGGCCTGGGCCTGGGCTATATTTCGCCCGTGTCGACCCTGATCAAATGGTTCCCGGACAAACGTGGCATGGCCACCGGTATGGCAATCATGGGTTTCGGCGGCGGGGCCATGGTGGGTGCGCCGCTGGCCACCGCGCTGATGGGGCACTTTGGCAACGAGCACGAAGTGGGCGTATGGCAGAGCTTTGTCGCGATGGCGGCGATCTACTTCGTGTTCATGACGGCTGGCGCGCTGGCTTACCGTGTGCCGCCGACCGGCTGGAAGCCTGAAGGCTGGACCGCCCCGGCGAAGAAAGCCGGCAACGCCATGGTGACCGACCGCCATGTGCACGTCAGCGTGGCCTGGAAAACCCCTCAGTTCGCCCTGATCTGGCTGGTGCTGTGCCTGAATGTGTCGGCGGGCATCGGTATTCTGGGCATGGCTTCGCCCCTGCTGCAGGAAGTATTCGCCGGCAAATTGCTGGGCAACGAACTGACCTTCAACCAGCTGAACGCTGCCCAGCTGGCGCAGATTGCCGCGATCGCCGCCGGCTTCACCGGCCTGCTGAGCCTGTTCAACATCGGTGGGCGGTTCTTCTGGGCGTCGTTCTCCGACTACATCGGCCGCAAGAACACCTACTTCGCCTTCTTCGCCTTGGGTGTTGGCCTGTACAGCCTGGTGCCGAACATGGGGCACCTGGGGAATGTGGCGCTGTTCGTGGCCGCGTTCTGCATCATCCTTTCGATGTATGGCGGCGGTTTCGCGACCGTGCCGGCCTACCTGGCTGACCTGTTTGGCACTCAGATGGTCGGCGCAATTCATGGTCGCCTGCTGACCGCTTGGGCGGCTGCCGGGGTACTTGGGCCGGTGCTGATCACCTACCTGCGCGAGTCTCAGTTGGCAGCGGGCGTGGAGCGTGCGGCAGCTTATGACATGACCTTGTACATCCTCGCCGGCCTGCTGGTGCTGGGCTTTATCTGCAACATGCTGGTTCGTCCGGTGGCCGACAAGCACTTCATGAGCGATGCCGAGCTGGCTGCCGAACGGGCCTTGAGCCATGACAAGGGTGCTGATGAGGCGCGCTCGCTGGAGTGGAAGGCCGCGCCGGGTAGCCTGCCGCTGGTGGTGTTGGCCTGGGCAGTGGTGGTCGTGCCGTTGGCCTGGGGGGTCTGGGTTACCTTGCAAAAGACCGCAGTACTGTTCCATTGA
- a CDS encoding oxidative damage protection protein, with translation MTRTVMCRKYKEELPGLERPPYPGAKGLEIFEHVSQKAWADWQKHQTLLINEKRLNMMNAEDRRFIQGEMDKFFAGEDYAQADGYVPPAE, from the coding sequence ATGACCCGCACCGTGATGTGCCGCAAGTACAAAGAAGAACTGCCAGGCCTGGAGCGCCCGCCCTACCCCGGCGCCAAGGGCCTGGAAATCTTCGAACACGTCTCGCAGAAAGCCTGGGCCGACTGGCAGAAGCACCAGACACTGCTGATCAACGAAAAACGCCTGAACATGATGAACGCCGAGGACCGCAGGTTCATCCAGGGCGAGATGGACAAGTTTTTCGCTGGCGAAGACTACGCCCAGGCAGACGGCTACGTTCCACCGGCCGAATGA
- a CDS encoding DUF2164 domain-containing protein: protein MSRSKAKAPVITLAPEQERDALDTLKRFLEDRFELELGSFEVAEVLELFSKEIAPLYYNRAIADVQLHLKERFESIESDLWALEKP from the coding sequence ATGAGCAGGTCGAAGGCCAAGGCCCCGGTCATCACGCTGGCCCCCGAGCAGGAGCGCGATGCGCTCGACACGCTCAAGCGCTTTCTCGAAGACCGTTTCGAGCTGGAGCTGGGCTCGTTCGAGGTGGCCGAAGTCCTTGAGCTGTTCAGCAAAGAAATTGCACCCCTTTACTACAACAGGGCGATTGCCGATGTTCAACTGCACCTCAAGGAGCGGTTCGAGAGCATTGAAAGCGATCTGTGGGCGCTAGAGAAGCCCTGA
- a CDS encoding type II toxin-antitoxin system RelE/ParE family toxin: MPTIIQTETYRRWFAALRDDRARARINVRLRRIELGALGDCKPIGEGVSEARIDFGPGYRVYFVRRGYEVIILLAGGDKATQARDIKSALKLARDL; this comes from the coding sequence ATGCCCACAATCATTCAAACTGAGACATATAGAAGGTGGTTCGCTGCACTGCGGGATGATCGCGCGCGGGCTCGAATCAATGTGAGGTTGCGTCGAATCGAGCTTGGGGCGTTGGGTGACTGTAAGCCGATCGGTGAAGGAGTATCCGAGGCTCGGATCGACTTTGGTCCAGGCTATCGGGTTTATTTCGTTCGACGTGGCTATGAAGTGATCATTCTGTTAGCAGGTGGCGACAAAGCCACGCAGGCCAGAGATATCAAATCTGCGCTCAAATTGGCACGCGATCTTTAG
- a CDS encoding AsmA family protein, whose translation MKAFGKILGLGLLGLLLIIVALGFALTHLFDPNDYKDEIRQLARDKAHVELTLNGDIGWSLFPWLGLELHEASIATLAKPKEPFADLQMLGLSVRVLPLLRREVQMSDVRVEGLNLTLARDEHGHGNWEDIGKPLPAQNGTPADAQANAPAQAPAEPKPAPADGNERAVKLDIDSLTVNNARVQYTDAKTGQTYSAESIQLSTGPVHEGANIPLKASAFISASEPNIKARTELAGELRFDRKLKRYNFEDMRLSGETSGEPTGGKTVTFAAQGQLLVDMAANVASWNGLKVSANQLRALGELNVRDLDKAPQLSGGLSIAQFNLRTFLDSIGRPLPATNDSAAFAKLELVTRLQGTANSLALEDLAVKLDDSTFSGRVAVEDFAKQALRLQLKGDTFDADRYLPAKSEEAKGATAARQAEVKQQEASAVAGAGTTPLPNAPTQVAWSDDKLLPVDRLRALDLQADLAFGSLTVDKLPIEDAQLKAIGQGGLLTLQTLRGELYNGTFEAKGTVDVRPAVPQLGVNTNIQRVPVEHFIKTEGKDQVPPVKGLLTLTSDLTATGNSQKALVDTLNGSANFTINDGVLVNANLEQQLCQAIATLNRKTLSGEPRGKDTPFQELRGSLVVRNGVASNPDLKARIPGLTVNGHGDLDLRVLGMDYNVGVIVEGDQRAMPDPACQVNERYVGVEVPLRCRGPLELGAKACRLDQGGMGKVAAKLAGNRLKDKIDEKLEEKLGDKVSPEVKDALKGLFKR comes from the coding sequence ATGAAAGCGTTCGGCAAAATCCTGGGACTGGGGCTTCTCGGGTTGCTGCTGATCATCGTGGCGCTGGGCTTCGCCCTGACCCACCTCTTTGATCCCAACGACTACAAAGACGAGATTCGCCAGCTGGCGCGCGACAAGGCTCACGTCGAGCTGACCCTCAACGGTGACATTGGCTGGAGCCTGTTCCCGTGGCTGGGCCTGGAGCTGCACGAAGCAAGCATCGCCACCTTGGCCAAACCCAAGGAGCCGTTCGCCGACCTGCAAATGCTCGGCCTGTCCGTGCGCGTGCTGCCGTTGCTGCGCCGCGAAGTGCAGATGAGCGACGTGCGCGTCGAAGGCCTTAATCTGACCCTGGCCCGCGACGAACACGGCCATGGCAACTGGGAAGACATCGGCAAGCCGCTGCCCGCGCAGAACGGCACCCCTGCCGATGCGCAAGCGAATGCCCCCGCTCAGGCCCCCGCCGAACCGAAGCCGGCGCCTGCCGATGGCAACGAGCGTGCCGTCAAGCTGGACATCGACAGCCTGACCGTGAACAACGCCCGCGTGCAGTACACCGATGCCAAGACTGGCCAGACCTACAGCGCCGAGAGCATCCAGCTGAGCACCGGCCCGGTTCACGAAGGCGCGAACATTCCGCTCAAGGCCAGTGCCTTTATCAGCGCCAGCGAGCCGAACATCAAGGCCCGCACCGAGCTGGCCGGCGAACTGCGCTTCGACCGCAAGCTCAAGCGCTACAACTTCGAGGACATGCGCCTGTCAGGCGAAACCTCGGGTGAGCCAACCGGCGGCAAGACCGTGACCTTCGCCGCCCAGGGCCAACTACTGGTCGACATGGCCGCCAATGTCGCTTCGTGGAACGGCCTGAAAGTTTCGGCCAACCAGCTGCGTGCCCTGGGCGAGCTGAATGTGCGTGACCTGGACAAGGCGCCACAACTGAGCGGTGGCCTTTCCATCGCGCAGTTCAACCTGCGCACCTTCCTCGACAGCATTGGCCGCCCGCTGCCGGCCACCAACGACTCGGCAGCCTTCGCCAAACTGGAGCTGGTCACCCGCCTGCAGGGCACAGCAAACAGCCTGGCCCTGGAAGACCTGGCGGTGAAGCTGGATGACAGTACCTTCAGTGGCCGTGTGGCCGTGGAAGACTTCGCCAAGCAGGCCCTGCGCCTGCAGCTCAAGGGCGACACCTTCGACGCTGACCGCTACCTGCCAGCCAAGAGCGAAGAGGCCAAGGGCGCCACTGCCGCGCGCCAGGCCGAGGTCAAGCAGCAAGAAGCCAGCGCCGTAGCCGGTGCCGGTACCACACCACTGCCCAACGCCCCGACCCAGGTAGCCTGGAGCGACGACAAGCTGCTGCCGGTCGACCGCCTGCGTGCCCTCGACCTGCAGGCCGACCTGGCCTTTGGCTCGCTGACCGTCGACAAGCTGCCGATCGAAGATGCCCAGCTCAAGGCCATCGGCCAAGGCGGCCTGCTGACCCTGCAAACCTTGCGTGGCGAGCTGTACAACGGCACCTTCGAAGCCAAAGGCACGGTCGACGTGCGCCCTGCCGTACCGCAGTTGGGTGTGAACACCAACATCCAGCGGGTGCCGGTAGAGCACTTCATCAAGACCGAAGGGAAGGACCAGGTGCCACCGGTCAAAGGCCTGCTGACCCTGACCAGCGACCTCACCGCTACTGGCAACAGCCAGAAAGCCCTGGTCGACACCCTCAACGGCAGCGCCAACTTCACCATCAATGATGGCGTGCTGGTCAACGCCAATCTGGAACAGCAGCTGTGCCAGGCCATCGCCACACTCAACCGCAAAACCTTGAGCGGCGAGCCACGTGGCAAGGACACCCCGTTCCAGGAACTGCGCGGCAGCCTGGTGGTGCGCAATGGCGTTGCCAGCAACCCGGACCTCAAGGCGCGCATCCCGGGCCTGACCGTCAACGGCCACGGCGACCTCGACCTGCGCGTGCTGGGCATGGACTACAACGTCGGCGTGATTGTCGAAGGCGACCAGCGCGCCATGCCGGACCCGGCCTGCCAGGTCAACGAACGCTATGTGGGCGTTGAAGTGCCGCTGCGCTGCCGCGGCCCGCTGGAACTCGGCGCCAAGGCCTGTCGCCTGGACCAGGGCGGCATGGGCAAGGTAGCCGCGAAGCTGGCCGGCAACCGCCTGAAAGACAAGATTGATGAAAAGCTTGAAGAGAAACTCGGAGACAAAGTGAGCCCGGAAGTAAAAGACGCACTCAAGGGGCTGTTCAAGCGATGA
- the mutY gene encoding A/G-specific adenine glycosylase, which produces MSPEQFSSAVLDWYDEHGRHELPWQQGITPYRVWVSEIMLQQTQVSTVLNYFDRFMQALPTVQALAEAPEDEVLHLWTGLGYYTRARNLQKAAKIVVEQHGGEFPRSVEQLTELPGIGRSTAGAIASISMGIRAPILDGNVKRVLARYTAQAGYPGEPKVANQLWATAERFTPQQRANHYTQAMMDMGATLCTRSKPSCLICPLQRGCEAHLHGEETRYPEPKPRKALPQRRTLMPLLANHEGAILLYRRPSSGLWGGLWSLPELDDIAQLDDLAYQHGLRLADRRAMDGLTHTFSHFQLAIEPWLVHVDLVGEHVAEADWLWYNLATPPRLGLAAPVKKLLERAADELIAGDAR; this is translated from the coding sequence ATGAGCCCCGAGCAGTTCTCCAGCGCTGTGCTGGACTGGTATGACGAGCACGGCCGGCACGAACTGCCCTGGCAACAGGGCATTACCCCATACCGGGTGTGGGTGTCGGAAATCATGTTGCAGCAGACCCAGGTCAGCACCGTGCTCAACTACTTCGACCGGTTCATGCAGGCCCTGCCGACCGTGCAGGCCCTGGCCGAGGCGCCGGAGGACGAAGTGCTGCACTTGTGGACGGGGCTGGGCTACTACACCCGCGCACGTAACCTGCAAAAGGCCGCAAAGATCGTCGTCGAGCAACATGGCGGCGAGTTTCCGCGCAGTGTCGAGCAGCTTACCGAGCTGCCCGGCATCGGCCGCTCCACGGCCGGCGCCATTGCCAGCATCAGCATGGGCATTCGCGCGCCGATCCTCGACGGTAACGTCAAGCGCGTGCTGGCCCGCTACACCGCCCAGGCCGGCTACCCCGGCGAGCCCAAGGTGGCCAACCAGCTGTGGGCCACGGCCGAGCGTTTTACCCCGCAGCAACGCGCCAACCACTACACCCAGGCCATGATGGACATGGGTGCCACGCTGTGCACCCGCAGCAAGCCCAGTTGCCTGATCTGCCCATTGCAGCGCGGCTGCGAGGCGCACCTGCACGGTGAAGAAACCCGCTACCCGGAGCCCAAACCGCGCAAGGCGCTGCCGCAACGGCGCACGCTGATGCCACTGCTGGCCAACCACGAAGGCGCCATCTTGCTTTATCGCCGCCCTTCCAGCGGCCTGTGGGGTGGTTTGTGGAGCCTGCCGGAACTGGACGACATCGCCCAGCTCGACGACCTGGCCTACCAGCACGGCCTGCGCCTGGCTGACAGGCGCGCCATGGACGGCCTGACCCATACCTTCAGCCACTTCCAGCTGGCAATCGAGCCCTGGCTGGTGCACGTCGACTTGGTCGGCGAGCACGTGGCCGAGGCCGACTGGCTCTGGTATAACCTCGCCACCCCGCCGCGCCTGGGCCTTGCCGCCCCGGTGAAAAAGCTGCTTGAACGCGCGGCCGACGAACTGATTGCAGGAGACGCCCGATGA
- a CDS encoding putative addiction module antidote protein produces the protein MTGNKLTKWDVVDHLKTEQDMLLYLEACLEENDPTLLAAALGDIARARGMAQLARDTGLTREGLYKALSAEGNPSLATIMKVMAALGIRLHAEAVPPQAAG, from the coding sequence ATGACGGGTAACAAACTCACCAAATGGGACGTTGTTGACCATTTGAAGACCGAGCAAGACATGCTCTTGTACCTTGAGGCCTGTCTTGAGGAGAACGACCCAACGCTGCTTGCAGCCGCTTTGGGAGATATCGCTCGGGCCCGTGGTATGGCTCAGCTGGCTCGCGACACGGGTCTCACTCGAGAAGGCTTGTACAAGGCCTTGTCCGCAGAGGGTAACCCCAGCCTGGCGACCATCATGAAGGTCATGGCGGCGCTAGGCATAAGGCTTCATGCTGAAGCAGTGCCCCCTCAGGCCGCTGGGTAG